Proteins encoded together in one Felis catus isolate Fca126 chromosome B3, F.catus_Fca126_mat1.0, whole genome shotgun sequence window:
- the ISM2 gene encoding isthmin-2 isoform X3, translated as MPRLPGRAGLLLGVVLLAALLAAGRALPLRKPRSRSPARLAEVSASPDPSSPREEERTLLLPRTRLQAGPRQHRRRALSEPAALSLDKASMPRTLEDTPLLLELQKLPGLANTDLTAPNPNIQVTIEVVEDPQAEVEMDLLAEPSSRWPQGASSWLSAKELFWPLFWSYLEGEEGRTNLKGRAPGEEEEEEEVEEEDYPAEYSENYELQEEWSPWSPCSGSCGSGSQRRTRPCGYACTATESRACDLPLCPGTEDKDPSGFPGEGWPPLAHNATDMLSPDVDSCEKWLNCKSDFLAKYLSQVLQDLPSCPCAYPLEAVYSAVSLQDEHRGRSFQWRDASGPREHLDVYQPTARFCLRSLLSVESSTLAAQHCCYDAGSRLLTRGKGAGAPDLVSTDFSPELHFKVDTLPWILCKGDWSRYHAVRPPNNGRACADNPPEEEYLAQLQEAKQY; from the exons ATGCCTCGACTGCCCGGCCGCGCGGGGCTCCTCCTCGGCGTGGTGCTGCTGGCGGCGCTGCTGGCCGCGGGCCGGGCTCTCCCCCTGAGGAAGCCGCGGTCCCGGAGCCCCGCGAGGCTGGCGGAG gtCTCAGCCTCCCCAGATCCCAGCTCTCctagggaagaggagaggaccCTCCTGCTCCCCAGAACCCGCCTCCAGGCAGGGCCACGCCAACATAGGCGCCGGGCTCTCAGTGAGCCAGCAGCCCTGAGCCTGGACAAGGCATCCATGCCAAGGACCCTGGAGGACACTCCCTTGCTGCTGGAGCTGCAGAAGCTGCCAGGATTGGCCAACACAGACTTGACTGCCCCAAACCCCAATATCCAG GTGACCATCGAGGTGGTGGAGGATCCCCAGGCGGAGGTGGAGATGGACCTATTGGCTGAGCCCAGCAGTCGCTGGCCCCAGGGTGCCTCTAGCTGGCTGTCCGCCAAGGAGCTCTTCTGGCCCCTATTCTGGAGCTACCTGGAGGGCGAGGAGGGGAGGACCAATCTCAAGGGCAGAGCcccaggggaagaagaggaggaggaagaagtggaggaggaggattACCCTGCAGAGTATAGTGAGA ACTATGAGCTTCAAGAGGAGTGGAGCCCCTGGTCTCCCTGCAGTGGGAGCTGCGGCAGCGGCAGCCAGAGGAGGACTCGGCCCTGCGGCTACGCCTGCACTGCCACCGAGTCCCGTGCCTGCGACCTGCCCCTTTGTCCTG GCACCGAGGACAAGGACCCCTCGGGCTTCCCCGGTGAGGGGTGGCCGCCCCTGGCCCACAATGCTACGGACATGCTCAGCCCAG atGTGGATAGCTGTGAGAAGTGGCTGAACTGCAAGAGTGACTTCCTAGCCAAGTACCTGAGTCAGGTGCTGCAGGACCTGCCCAGCTGCCCATGCGCGTACCCGCTGGAGGCCGTGTACAGCGCGGTGAGCCTGCAGGATGAGCACCGGGGCCGAAGCTTCCAGTGGAGGGATGCCAGCGGGCCTCGAGAGCACCTGGACGTGTACCAGCCCACGGCGCGCTTCTGCCTGCGCTCATTGCTGTCCGTGGAGAGCAGCACCCTGGCCGCCCAGCACTGCTGCTACGATGCAGGCAGCCGGCTGCTGACTCGGGGCAAGGGCGCCGGTGCGCCTGACCTCGTCAGCACCGACTTCTCGCCCGAGCTGCACTTCAAGGTGGACACGCTGCCCTGGATCCTCTGTAAGGGGGACTGGAGTCGCTACCACGCTGTGCGGCCTCCCAACAATGGCCGGGCCTGCGCCGACAACCCTCCCGAGGAGGAGT
- the ISM2 gene encoding isthmin-2 isoform X2, giving the protein MPRLPGRAGLLLGVVLLAALLAAGRALPLRKPRSRSPARLAEVSASPDPSSPREEERTLLLPRTRLQAGPRQHRRRALSEPAALSLDKASMPRTLEDTPLLLELQKLPGLANTDLTAPNPNIQVTIEVVEDPQAEVEMDLLAEPSSRWPQGASSWLSAKELFWPLFWSYLEGEEGRTNLKGRAPGEEEEEEEVEEEDYPAEYSESEDQEDNEEEEEEEEEPGFSGATGSWEQGWLAPGDWAFKEPDGYDYELQEEWSPWSPCSGSCGSGSQRRTRPCGYACTATESRACDLPLCPDVDSCEKWLNCKSDFLAKYLSQVLQDLPSCPCAYPLEAVYSAVSLQDEHRGRSFQWRDASGPREHLDVYQPTARFCLRSLLSVESSTLAAQHCCYDAGSRLLTRGKGAGAPDLVSTDFSPELHFKVDTLPWILCKGDWSRYHAVRPPNNGRACADNPPEEEYLAQLQEAKQY; this is encoded by the exons ATGCCTCGACTGCCCGGCCGCGCGGGGCTCCTCCTCGGCGTGGTGCTGCTGGCGGCGCTGCTGGCCGCGGGCCGGGCTCTCCCCCTGAGGAAGCCGCGGTCCCGGAGCCCCGCGAGGCTGGCGGAG gtCTCAGCCTCCCCAGATCCCAGCTCTCctagggaagaggagaggaccCTCCTGCTCCCCAGAACCCGCCTCCAGGCAGGGCCACGCCAACATAGGCGCCGGGCTCTCAGTGAGCCAGCAGCCCTGAGCCTGGACAAGGCATCCATGCCAAGGACCCTGGAGGACACTCCCTTGCTGCTGGAGCTGCAGAAGCTGCCAGGATTGGCCAACACAGACTTGACTGCCCCAAACCCCAATATCCAG GTGACCATCGAGGTGGTGGAGGATCCCCAGGCGGAGGTGGAGATGGACCTATTGGCTGAGCCCAGCAGTCGCTGGCCCCAGGGTGCCTCTAGCTGGCTGTCCGCCAAGGAGCTCTTCTGGCCCCTATTCTGGAGCTACCTGGAGGGCGAGGAGGGGAGGACCAATCTCAAGGGCAGAGCcccaggggaagaagaggaggaggaagaagtggaggaggaggattACCCTGCAGAGTATAGTGAGAGTGAGGACCAGGAGGACAacgaggaggaagaggaggaggaggaggagcctgggTTCAGTGGGGCCACAGGCAGCTGGGAGCAGGGCTGGCTGGCCCCTGGGGACTGGGCCTTCAAGGAGCCAGACGGCTATG ACTATGAGCTTCAAGAGGAGTGGAGCCCCTGGTCTCCCTGCAGTGGGAGCTGCGGCAGCGGCAGCCAGAGGAGGACTCGGCCCTGCGGCTACGCCTGCACTGCCACCGAGTCCCGTGCCTGCGACCTGCCCCTTTGTCCTG atGTGGATAGCTGTGAGAAGTGGCTGAACTGCAAGAGTGACTTCCTAGCCAAGTACCTGAGTCAGGTGCTGCAGGACCTGCCCAGCTGCCCATGCGCGTACCCGCTGGAGGCCGTGTACAGCGCGGTGAGCCTGCAGGATGAGCACCGGGGCCGAAGCTTCCAGTGGAGGGATGCCAGCGGGCCTCGAGAGCACCTGGACGTGTACCAGCCCACGGCGCGCTTCTGCCTGCGCTCATTGCTGTCCGTGGAGAGCAGCACCCTGGCCGCCCAGCACTGCTGCTACGATGCAGGCAGCCGGCTGCTGACTCGGGGCAAGGGCGCCGGTGCGCCTGACCTCGTCAGCACCGACTTCTCGCCCGAGCTGCACTTCAAGGTGGACACGCTGCCCTGGATCCTCTGTAAGGGGGACTGGAGTCGCTACCACGCTGTGCGGCCTCCCAACAATGGCCGGGCCTGCGCCGACAACCCTCCCGAGGAGGAGT
- the ISM2 gene encoding isthmin-2 isoform X4 — MPRLPGRAGLLLGVVLLAALLAAGRALPLRKPRSRSPARLAEVSASPDPSSPREEERTLLLPRTRLQAGPRQHRRRALSEPAALSLDKASMPRTLEDTPLLLELQKLPGLANTDLTAPNPNIQVTIEVVEDPQAEVEMDLLAEPSSRWPQGASSWLSAKELFWPLFWSYLEGEEGRTNLKGRAPGEEEEEEEVEEEDYPAEYSESEDQEDNEEEEEEEEEPGFSGATGSWEQGWLAPGDWAFKEPDGYDVDSCEKWLNCKSDFLAKYLSQVLQDLPSCPCAYPLEAVYSAVSLQDEHRGRSFQWRDASGPREHLDVYQPTARFCLRSLLSVESSTLAAQHCCYDAGSRLLTRGKGAGAPDLVSTDFSPELHFKVDTLPWILCKGDWSRYHAVRPPNNGRACADNPPEEEYLAQLQEAKQY; from the exons ATGCCTCGACTGCCCGGCCGCGCGGGGCTCCTCCTCGGCGTGGTGCTGCTGGCGGCGCTGCTGGCCGCGGGCCGGGCTCTCCCCCTGAGGAAGCCGCGGTCCCGGAGCCCCGCGAGGCTGGCGGAG gtCTCAGCCTCCCCAGATCCCAGCTCTCctagggaagaggagaggaccCTCCTGCTCCCCAGAACCCGCCTCCAGGCAGGGCCACGCCAACATAGGCGCCGGGCTCTCAGTGAGCCAGCAGCCCTGAGCCTGGACAAGGCATCCATGCCAAGGACCCTGGAGGACACTCCCTTGCTGCTGGAGCTGCAGAAGCTGCCAGGATTGGCCAACACAGACTTGACTGCCCCAAACCCCAATATCCAG GTGACCATCGAGGTGGTGGAGGATCCCCAGGCGGAGGTGGAGATGGACCTATTGGCTGAGCCCAGCAGTCGCTGGCCCCAGGGTGCCTCTAGCTGGCTGTCCGCCAAGGAGCTCTTCTGGCCCCTATTCTGGAGCTACCTGGAGGGCGAGGAGGGGAGGACCAATCTCAAGGGCAGAGCcccaggggaagaagaggaggaggaagaagtggaggaggaggattACCCTGCAGAGTATAGTGAGAGTGAGGACCAGGAGGACAacgaggaggaagaggaggaggaggaggagcctgggTTCAGTGGGGCCACAGGCAGCTGGGAGCAGGGCTGGCTGGCCCCTGGGGACTGGGCCTTCAAGGAGCCAGACGGCTATG atGTGGATAGCTGTGAGAAGTGGCTGAACTGCAAGAGTGACTTCCTAGCCAAGTACCTGAGTCAGGTGCTGCAGGACCTGCCCAGCTGCCCATGCGCGTACCCGCTGGAGGCCGTGTACAGCGCGGTGAGCCTGCAGGATGAGCACCGGGGCCGAAGCTTCCAGTGGAGGGATGCCAGCGGGCCTCGAGAGCACCTGGACGTGTACCAGCCCACGGCGCGCTTCTGCCTGCGCTCATTGCTGTCCGTGGAGAGCAGCACCCTGGCCGCCCAGCACTGCTGCTACGATGCAGGCAGCCGGCTGCTGACTCGGGGCAAGGGCGCCGGTGCGCCTGACCTCGTCAGCACCGACTTCTCGCCCGAGCTGCACTTCAAGGTGGACACGCTGCCCTGGATCCTCTGTAAGGGGGACTGGAGTCGCTACCACGCTGTGCGGCCTCCCAACAATGGCCGGGCCTGCGCCGACAACCCTCCCGAGGAGGAGT
- the ISM2 gene encoding isthmin-2 isoform X1, which translates to MPRLPGRAGLLLGVVLLAALLAAGRALPLRKPRSRSPARLAEVSASPDPSSPREEERTLLLPRTRLQAGPRQHRRRALSEPAALSLDKASMPRTLEDTPLLLELQKLPGLANTDLTAPNPNIQVTIEVVEDPQAEVEMDLLAEPSSRWPQGASSWLSAKELFWPLFWSYLEGEEGRTNLKGRAPGEEEEEEEVEEEDYPAEYSESEDQEDNEEEEEEEEEPGFSGATGSWEQGWLAPGDWAFKEPDGYDYELQEEWSPWSPCSGSCGSGSQRRTRPCGYACTATESRACDLPLCPGTEDKDPSGFPGEGWPPLAHNATDMLSPDVDSCEKWLNCKSDFLAKYLSQVLQDLPSCPCAYPLEAVYSAVSLQDEHRGRSFQWRDASGPREHLDVYQPTARFCLRSLLSVESSTLAAQHCCYDAGSRLLTRGKGAGAPDLVSTDFSPELHFKVDTLPWILCKGDWSRYHAVRPPNNGRACADNPPEEEYLAQLQEAKQY; encoded by the exons ATGCCTCGACTGCCCGGCCGCGCGGGGCTCCTCCTCGGCGTGGTGCTGCTGGCGGCGCTGCTGGCCGCGGGCCGGGCTCTCCCCCTGAGGAAGCCGCGGTCCCGGAGCCCCGCGAGGCTGGCGGAG gtCTCAGCCTCCCCAGATCCCAGCTCTCctagggaagaggagaggaccCTCCTGCTCCCCAGAACCCGCCTCCAGGCAGGGCCACGCCAACATAGGCGCCGGGCTCTCAGTGAGCCAGCAGCCCTGAGCCTGGACAAGGCATCCATGCCAAGGACCCTGGAGGACACTCCCTTGCTGCTGGAGCTGCAGAAGCTGCCAGGATTGGCCAACACAGACTTGACTGCCCCAAACCCCAATATCCAG GTGACCATCGAGGTGGTGGAGGATCCCCAGGCGGAGGTGGAGATGGACCTATTGGCTGAGCCCAGCAGTCGCTGGCCCCAGGGTGCCTCTAGCTGGCTGTCCGCCAAGGAGCTCTTCTGGCCCCTATTCTGGAGCTACCTGGAGGGCGAGGAGGGGAGGACCAATCTCAAGGGCAGAGCcccaggggaagaagaggaggaggaagaagtggaggaggaggattACCCTGCAGAGTATAGTGAGAGTGAGGACCAGGAGGACAacgaggaggaagaggaggaggaggaggagcctgggTTCAGTGGGGCCACAGGCAGCTGGGAGCAGGGCTGGCTGGCCCCTGGGGACTGGGCCTTCAAGGAGCCAGACGGCTATG ACTATGAGCTTCAAGAGGAGTGGAGCCCCTGGTCTCCCTGCAGTGGGAGCTGCGGCAGCGGCAGCCAGAGGAGGACTCGGCCCTGCGGCTACGCCTGCACTGCCACCGAGTCCCGTGCCTGCGACCTGCCCCTTTGTCCTG GCACCGAGGACAAGGACCCCTCGGGCTTCCCCGGTGAGGGGTGGCCGCCCCTGGCCCACAATGCTACGGACATGCTCAGCCCAG atGTGGATAGCTGTGAGAAGTGGCTGAACTGCAAGAGTGACTTCCTAGCCAAGTACCTGAGTCAGGTGCTGCAGGACCTGCCCAGCTGCCCATGCGCGTACCCGCTGGAGGCCGTGTACAGCGCGGTGAGCCTGCAGGATGAGCACCGGGGCCGAAGCTTCCAGTGGAGGGATGCCAGCGGGCCTCGAGAGCACCTGGACGTGTACCAGCCCACGGCGCGCTTCTGCCTGCGCTCATTGCTGTCCGTGGAGAGCAGCACCCTGGCCGCCCAGCACTGCTGCTACGATGCAGGCAGCCGGCTGCTGACTCGGGGCAAGGGCGCCGGTGCGCCTGACCTCGTCAGCACCGACTTCTCGCCCGAGCTGCACTTCAAGGTGGACACGCTGCCCTGGATCCTCTGTAAGGGGGACTGGAGTCGCTACCACGCTGTGCGGCCTCCCAACAATGGCCGGGCCTGCGCCGACAACCCTCCCGAGGAGGAGT
- the ISM2 gene encoding isthmin-2 isoform X5 produces the protein MPRTLEDTPLLLELQKLPGLANTDLTAPNPNIQVTIEVVEDPQAEVEMDLLAEPSSRWPQGASSWLSAKELFWPLFWSYLEGEEGRTNLKGRAPGEEEEEEEVEEEDYPAEYSESEDQEDNEEEEEEEEEPGFSGATGSWEQGWLAPGDWAFKEPDGYDYELQEEWSPWSPCSGSCGSGSQRRTRPCGYACTATESRACDLPLCPGTEDKDPSGFPGEGWPPLAHNATDMLSPDVDSCEKWLNCKSDFLAKYLSQVLQDLPSCPCAYPLEAVYSAVSLQDEHRGRSFQWRDASGPREHLDVYQPTARFCLRSLLSVESSTLAAQHCCYDAGSRLLTRGKGAGAPDLVSTDFSPELHFKVDTLPWILCKGDWSRYHAVRPPNNGRACADNPPEEEYLAQLQEAKQY, from the exons ATGCCAAGGACCCTGGAGGACACTCCCTTGCTGCTGGAGCTGCAGAAGCTGCCAGGATTGGCCAACACAGACTTGACTGCCCCAAACCCCAATATCCAG GTGACCATCGAGGTGGTGGAGGATCCCCAGGCGGAGGTGGAGATGGACCTATTGGCTGAGCCCAGCAGTCGCTGGCCCCAGGGTGCCTCTAGCTGGCTGTCCGCCAAGGAGCTCTTCTGGCCCCTATTCTGGAGCTACCTGGAGGGCGAGGAGGGGAGGACCAATCTCAAGGGCAGAGCcccaggggaagaagaggaggaggaagaagtggaggaggaggattACCCTGCAGAGTATAGTGAGAGTGAGGACCAGGAGGACAacgaggaggaagaggaggaggaggaggagcctgggTTCAGTGGGGCCACAGGCAGCTGGGAGCAGGGCTGGCTGGCCCCTGGGGACTGGGCCTTCAAGGAGCCAGACGGCTATG ACTATGAGCTTCAAGAGGAGTGGAGCCCCTGGTCTCCCTGCAGTGGGAGCTGCGGCAGCGGCAGCCAGAGGAGGACTCGGCCCTGCGGCTACGCCTGCACTGCCACCGAGTCCCGTGCCTGCGACCTGCCCCTTTGTCCTG GCACCGAGGACAAGGACCCCTCGGGCTTCCCCGGTGAGGGGTGGCCGCCCCTGGCCCACAATGCTACGGACATGCTCAGCCCAG atGTGGATAGCTGTGAGAAGTGGCTGAACTGCAAGAGTGACTTCCTAGCCAAGTACCTGAGTCAGGTGCTGCAGGACCTGCCCAGCTGCCCATGCGCGTACCCGCTGGAGGCCGTGTACAGCGCGGTGAGCCTGCAGGATGAGCACCGGGGCCGAAGCTTCCAGTGGAGGGATGCCAGCGGGCCTCGAGAGCACCTGGACGTGTACCAGCCCACGGCGCGCTTCTGCCTGCGCTCATTGCTGTCCGTGGAGAGCAGCACCCTGGCCGCCCAGCACTGCTGCTACGATGCAGGCAGCCGGCTGCTGACTCGGGGCAAGGGCGCCGGTGCGCCTGACCTCGTCAGCACCGACTTCTCGCCCGAGCTGCACTTCAAGGTGGACACGCTGCCCTGGATCCTCTGTAAGGGGGACTGGAGTCGCTACCACGCTGTGCGGCCTCCCAACAATGGCCGGGCCTGCGCCGACAACCCTCCCGAGGAGGAGT